A single window of Undibacterium sp. 5I1 DNA harbors:
- a CDS encoding peptidylprolyl isomerase — protein MTFKPAHLLVVLFATALPVMAQNLAVVNGKAIPANRVDAMVKQLAEQGQKDSPELREMVKKELINREVLMQEADKAALASNPDVKTQLEVARQSILIRALMLDYVKKNPVTDAEVKAEYDKAKAQAGDKEYHAFHILVKTEDEAKAIILKLKAGAKFDELAKQSIDPGSAGKGGDLDWASPATFVEPFSKALVALQKGQFTETPVKTEFGYHIIKLDDVRTAKFPTMEEVKPQIVNGLQQQKVQAYQQSLLKKAKIQ, from the coding sequence ATGACTTTTAAACCTGCTCATTTGCTGGTAGTACTTTTCGCAACTGCCCTGCCTGTCATGGCTCAAAATCTCGCCGTTGTTAACGGCAAAGCAATTCCTGCTAATCGTGTTGACGCAATGGTCAAACAACTTGCAGAACAAGGTCAGAAAGATTCGCCAGAACTGCGCGAAATGGTCAAGAAAGAACTGATCAACCGTGAAGTGCTGATGCAAGAAGCTGACAAGGCTGCTTTAGCCTCGAATCCAGACGTCAAAACTCAATTGGAAGTTGCGCGTCAATCCATTTTGATCCGTGCCTTAATGCTTGATTATGTCAAGAAAAACCCAGTAACTGATGCTGAAGTCAAAGCAGAGTACGACAAAGCAAAAGCACAAGCTGGCGACAAGGAATACCACGCTTTCCATATTCTGGTAAAAACTGAAGATGAAGCAAAAGCGATTATTTTGAAATTGAAAGCAGGCGCTAAGTTTGACGAATTGGCAAAGCAATCAATCGATCCGGGTTCTGCAGGCAAAGGCGGCGATTTAGACTGGGCATCACCAGCAACCTTTGTTGAGCCATTCTCAAAAGCGTTAGTCGCTTTGCAAAAAGGTCAGTTCACTGAAACACCAGTGAAAACAGAATTTGGTTACCACATCATCAAATTGGATGATGTACGTACTGCTAAATTCCCGACGATGGAAGAAGTTAAACCACAAATCGTGAATGGCTTGCAACAGCAAAAAGTACAAGCTTATCAACAGTCTTTGTTGAAAAAGGCGAAGATCCAATAA
- the purL gene encoding phosphoribosylformylglycinamidine synthase, translated as MLILPGSNALSAFRTQGLLSKLQAIDPHIIGISGRFTHFVDTASTLPQDDIARLNALLTYGDAFVGKEEGDVFVVIPRFGTISPWASKATDIAHNCGMKQIKRIERGISYVVQVKSGLLGGAKKLAEESKQAVVALLHDRMTEMVLPDVESAQTLFSELEAKPLASIDVLIGGKDALLQANTELGLALSDDEIDYLVAAFVTAKRNPTDVELMMFAQANSEHCRHKIFNADWTIDGVAQDISLFGMIKNTHLLQPKGTIVAYSDNSSIMEGATVKRFYPRGAAEGNVYQASEELTHTLMKVETHNHPTAISPFPGASTGAGGEIRDEGATGRGAKPKAGLSGFTVSNLMLPDAPQPWENTTDTIASSDSAPSGQVYGKPDRIASPLQIMIEGPLGGAAFNNEFGRPNLGGYFRTYEQNVGGTVHGYHKPIMIAGGIGSISDKHTKKNDLPVGTLLIQLGGPGMRIGMGGSAASSMATGSNTADLDFDSVQRGNPEMERRAQEVINSCWQMGDANPILSIHDVGAGGLSNAFPEITNDAKRGAIFDLRKVPLEESGMAPKEIWSNESQERYVLGIAPESLPLFQYFCERERALFAVVGTATEERQLKVIDPQHDNVPVDMPMNVLLGKPPKMHRDVKHVEKKFPAIDLTGMDLKVVAERVLSLPTVADKSFLITIGDRTVGASTVRDQMVGPWQVPVADCAVTTMSFEGYLGEAMSMGERTPLAVINAAASGRMAIGEAITNIAAAPIKDISDIKLSANWMAACGQPGQDAALFDTVKAIGLELCPALGISIPVGKDSLSMRTTWKEDGEDKSVTSPVSLIISAFAPVFDVRKTLTPQIRLDAGDTSLLLIDLGRGKNRLGASCFAQVMQKLGDQTPDADSAEDIKAFFAAIQQLNSEDKLLAYHDRSDGGLYATLCEMAFAGRSGLSVNLDILTMDEAADWGDAKNWAGQVAERRNDQTLRALFNEELGAVIQIRTEQRSEVMDVLRAHNLGACSHIIGKVNASDVIEFTRDAKQIYSQPRASLHQIWSKTSWQIARLRDNPACADAEYARLLDASDKGMQPKLSFDPQQDIAAPFINTGARPRVAILREQGVNSHIETAYVMHKAGFESVDVHMSDLIAGRARLADFKGLMAVGGFSYGDVLGAGEGWAKTILFNAMMAEQFSEFFQRDDTFGLGICNGCQMMSNLKSIIPGAQAWPKFTKNKSEQFEARFAMVEVQESASIFFQGMAGTQTPIAVAHGEGFADFSITGDIKAAQVAMRFVNNNGATTEAYPYNPNGSPQGITAVTNTDGRFTVMMPHAERVFRTVLQSWHPDAWGEDSPWMRMFRNARQWVA; from the coding sequence ATGTTGATATTGCCAGGCTCTAATGCCTTGTCTGCTTTCCGTACCCAAGGTCTGTTATCCAAATTGCAAGCTATCGATCCGCACATTATCGGTATTAGTGGTCGCTTTACCCATTTTGTGGATACAGCAAGCACGTTGCCGCAAGATGATATTGCTCGTCTAAATGCTTTGCTGACGTATGGCGATGCATTTGTCGGAAAAGAAGAGGGCGATGTATTTGTGGTGATCCCTCGCTTTGGTACGATTTCTCCGTGGGCCAGCAAAGCCACAGACATCGCTCACAACTGCGGCATGAAGCAAATCAAGCGAATTGAACGCGGCATCTCCTATGTTGTGCAAGTCAAGTCGGGTTTGCTGGGCGGCGCTAAAAAACTGGCAGAAGAATCCAAGCAAGCAGTGGTGGCCTTATTGCATGACCGTATGACAGAGATGGTGCTGCCGGATGTTGAGTCAGCTCAGACACTATTTTCTGAGCTGGAAGCGAAACCATTAGCTTCTATCGATGTGCTGATCGGTGGTAAAGACGCATTATTGCAAGCCAATACTGAGCTTGGCTTAGCATTATCCGATGATGAGATTGATTATCTGGTGGCTGCGTTTGTCACAGCTAAGCGTAATCCTACCGATGTTGAGCTGATGATGTTTGCGCAGGCCAATAGCGAACATTGTCGTCATAAGATTTTTAATGCAGACTGGACCATTGACGGCGTCGCGCAAGATATCTCCTTGTTTGGCATGATCAAAAATACCCATTTGTTACAACCCAAAGGCACCATCGTTGCGTATAGCGACAATTCTTCCATTATGGAGGGGGCGACAGTAAAACGTTTCTATCCGCGTGGAGCGGCAGAGGGCAATGTGTACCAGGCGTCAGAAGAATTGACGCACACCTTGATGAAGGTGGAGACACATAATCATCCGACAGCAATTTCTCCATTCCCTGGCGCATCGACTGGCGCTGGTGGCGAGATCCGTGATGAGGGTGCCACAGGTCGTGGTGCTAAACCTAAAGCAGGTTTGTCTGGTTTTACGGTTTCTAATCTGATGCTTCCAGATGCGCCGCAACCTTGGGAAAACACAACAGATACGATAGCTAGCTCTGACAGCGCGCCTTCTGGCCAGGTCTACGGCAAGCCAGATCGCATCGCGTCACCTTTACAAATTATGATCGAGGGCCCGCTGGGCGGTGCTGCGTTTAATAATGAATTTGGTCGTCCTAATCTGGGCGGCTACTTCCGTACCTATGAGCAAAATGTTGGCGGCACGGTACATGGTTATCACAAGCCCATTATGATCGCTGGCGGTATCGGCAGCATCTCAGATAAACATACTAAGAAAAATGATCTGCCCGTTGGCACCTTGCTGATTCAGCTAGGTGGTCCTGGTATGCGTATTGGTATGGGCGGTAGTGCCGCGTCATCCATGGCGACAGGATCGAATACCGCTGATCTGGATTTTGATTCGGTCCAGCGTGGTAATCCTGAGATGGAGCGTCGGGCACAAGAAGTGATTAATTCTTGCTGGCAAATGGGCGATGCTAATCCGATTTTGTCGATACACGATGTCGGTGCTGGCGGCTTGTCGAATGCTTTTCCAGAGATCACGAATGATGCCAAACGTGGTGCGATTTTTGATTTGCGTAAAGTCCCTCTGGAAGAGAGTGGTATGGCGCCAAAAGAAATCTGGAGTAACGAGTCTCAGGAGCGTTATGTGCTTGGTATCGCTCCGGAAAGTCTGCCGCTATTCCAATATTTCTGCGAACGTGAGCGAGCTTTGTTTGCAGTAGTCGGCACTGCGACAGAAGAGCGCCAATTAAAAGTCATCGATCCTCAACACGACAATGTACCGGTTGATATGCCGATGAATGTGTTGTTGGGCAAACCGCCAAAAATGCATCGCGATGTGAAGCATGTAGAGAAAAAATTTCCTGCGATTGACTTAACTGGCATGGATTTAAAAGTCGTGGCTGAGCGGGTATTAAGCTTGCCGACGGTTGCTGATAAATCCTTCCTGATCACGATTGGCGATCGTACTGTTGGCGCCAGTACAGTGCGTGACCAAATGGTCGGCCCTTGGCAAGTTCCGGTCGCCGATTGTGCCGTCACAACCATGAGTTTTGAAGGCTATTTGGGTGAAGCCATGTCGATGGGCGAACGCACTCCACTCGCCGTGATTAACGCTGCTGCATCGGGGCGTATGGCAATTGGTGAGGCAATTACCAATATCGCTGCTGCGCCGATTAAAGATATCTCTGACATTAAGTTGTCCGCTAACTGGATGGCTGCCTGTGGTCAGCCCGGTCAGGATGCTGCTTTGTTCGATACGGTCAAAGCGATTGGCTTGGAATTATGCCCAGCGTTAGGCATCAGTATTCCCGTTGGTAAAGATTCGCTGTCAATGCGTACAACGTGGAAAGAGGATGGCGAAGACAAGTCAGTCACATCACCAGTCTCGCTGATTATTTCCGCCTTTGCGCCCGTGTTTGATGTGCGTAAAACTTTGACCCCACAAATTCGTCTGGATGCTGGCGACACTAGCTTGTTACTGATCGATTTAGGTCGAGGTAAAAATCGTCTTGGCGCATCTTGTTTCGCCCAAGTCATGCAAAAACTCGGTGATCAGACGCCAGATGCGGATAGCGCCGAAGATATCAAAGCGTTTTTCGCTGCGATTCAACAATTAAATAGTGAAGACAAATTACTGGCGTATCACGACCGCTCTGATGGTGGTTTGTATGCGACGCTCTGCGAAATGGCGTTTGCCGGTCGTAGTGGTTTATCCGTCAATCTGGATATTTTGACGATGGATGAGGCCGCTGACTGGGGCGATGCCAAAAATTGGGCAGGGCAGGTAGCAGAACGTCGCAATGACCAGACGTTGCGTGCTTTGTTTAACGAGGAGTTAGGCGCTGTTATCCAAATCCGTACCGAACAACGCTCAGAGGTGATGGATGTATTACGCGCACATAATCTGGGTGCTTGTAGCCATATAATTGGCAAAGTCAACGCTAGTGACGTGATTGAATTTACCCGCGATGCTAAGCAGATTTATAGCCAGCCACGCGCAAGCTTGCATCAGATATGGAGTAAAACCAGCTGGCAAATCGCTCGTCTGCGTGACAATCCAGCCTGCGCCGATGCTGAATACGCGCGCTTGCTGGATGCTAGTGACAAAGGTATGCAGCCGAAACTGAGCTTTGATCCGCAACAAGATATTGCCGCGCCGTTTATCAATACAGGTGCTCGTCCTCGCGTGGCAATTTTGCGCGAGCAGGGTGTCAATTCTCATATTGAAACTGCCTATGTCATGCACAAAGCAGGCTTTGAGTCGGTTGATGTCCATATGAGCGACCTGATCGCTGGACGTGCGCGTCTGGCTGATTTCAAAGGCTTGATGGCAGTGGGTGGTTTCTCGTATGGCGACGTATTAGGTGCTGGTGAAGGTTGGGCTAAAACGATTTTGTTTAATGCCATGATGGCAGAGCAGTTCTCTGAGTTCTTCCAGCGTGACGACACTTTCGGCCTAGGTATTTGCAATGGTTGCCAGATGATGAGCAATTTAAAATCGATTATTCCTGGCGCGCAAGCCTGGCCTAAATTCACCAAGAATAAGTCAGAGCAATTCGAGGCGCGTTTCGCTATGGTCGAAGTGCAAGAGTCTGCATCGATCTTTTTCCAGGGTATGGCCGGGACGCAAACTCCAATCGCTGTTGCGCATGGCGAAGGCTTTGCCGATTTCTCTATTACTGGCGACATTAAAGCGGCACAAGTGGCAATGCGTTTTGTGAACAACAACGGTGCTACAACAGAAGCTTATCCATACAATCCGAATGGATCACCGCAAGGTATTACGGCGGTGACAAACACAGATGGTCGTTTTACCGTCATGATGCCGCATGCCGAACGCGTATTCCGTACGGTATTGCAGTCATGGCATCCAGATGCTTGGGGCGAGGATTCTCCGTGGATGCGGATGTTCCGCAATGCACGTCAGTGGGTAGCATAA
- a CDS encoding glycosyltransferase family 39 protein, whose protein sequence is MTAFFFVGIGLGSYAILDNNEGLYSEISREMLRSGDWHQWVIPHLNGLAYMEKPPLLYWLTALFFAVFGESEWSARLVPALSALSCVGLLLWFGRKLGRPQSVRLAAIMFISGLGVMAMSRTLMFDMLLTALLTAALMWAYFFVVDHDARTARFSYAFLALAVMAKGFIAIILFCAVIGSFILSQSTSVKDFFIRLGRCGNWKAIGIFLLIVLPWHIVAVLTEPIFAWFYFINEHVLRFLGKREPHDYYAGAWWYYLPRMVLYLFPWSFLVLGVFFAKKNVEQTDLVGQAEQAGSAESQSSRPLTKQLQWFLSLAWLMPMLFFSISSAKANYYLVTVMPLASFQLALLLENRQYGGRWGRLLPGLLLAILFGGLAWFLFRHPQEKLDAVQIMGLSANQFLLYALLALVFVAAISGISAWRWSRVGILAYVLLPMASLFIFLNVLHVSAEWTSARPIADVLKSEYSERKIFLFQIFEDQSSLAFYLKKPIYIIESRSSDLFWGNKLHKNNIALSSSDFEHVANTSSLAVVVLNRDVALFTSKTYSKNFRLSQKFANVSLFLN, encoded by the coding sequence ATGACCGCATTTTTCTTTGTTGGTATCGGTTTGGGTAGCTACGCTATTCTCGATAATAACGAAGGGCTGTACTCAGAAATATCCAGAGAAATGCTGCGCTCTGGCGATTGGCATCAGTGGGTTATTCCGCATTTGAATGGCCTCGCCTACATGGAAAAACCCCCGTTGTTATATTGGCTGACAGCGTTGTTTTTTGCCGTTTTTGGTGAATCTGAATGGTCTGCCAGACTGGTGCCCGCTTTATCCGCGTTGTCTTGTGTAGGCTTATTGCTCTGGTTTGGTCGTAAATTGGGACGACCTCAATCGGTGCGCTTAGCCGCAATCATGTTTATCTCTGGTCTTGGCGTCATGGCAATGTCGCGTACTTTGATGTTTGATATGTTGCTGACTGCTTTATTGACGGCAGCCCTGATGTGGGCCTATTTTTTTGTCGTTGATCATGATGCTCGTACTGCACGTTTTTCCTACGCTTTTCTTGCTTTGGCGGTGATGGCAAAAGGATTTATTGCGATCATTTTGTTTTGTGCCGTCATTGGTAGTTTTATCTTAAGTCAATCGACGTCAGTCAAAGATTTTTTTATTCGCTTAGGTAGATGCGGGAATTGGAAAGCGATCGGTATTTTTTTATTAATCGTTCTTCCGTGGCATATAGTTGCGGTTCTCACCGAACCAATTTTCGCCTGGTTTTATTTTATTAATGAGCATGTTCTGCGTTTTTTAGGCAAGCGCGAGCCACATGATTATTACGCTGGAGCCTGGTGGTATTACTTGCCGAGAATGGTCTTATATCTTTTTCCTTGGTCTTTTTTAGTACTTGGGGTATTTTTTGCTAAAAAAAATGTAGAGCAAACTGACTTAGTTGGACAAGCCGAACAAGCTGGGTCGGCAGAGTCTCAATCGAGCAGACCATTAACAAAGCAACTACAGTGGTTTTTGAGTTTGGCCTGGTTAATGCCAATGCTGTTTTTCTCAATCTCTAGTGCAAAGGCAAATTATTACCTTGTTACGGTGATGCCACTAGCGAGTTTTCAACTGGCGCTGCTACTGGAAAACAGGCAATACGGCGGCCGATGGGGGCGTTTATTGCCTGGATTACTTCTGGCAATCTTGTTCGGCGGTTTGGCATGGTTTCTATTCCGCCACCCGCAAGAGAAGCTGGATGCGGTCCAAATAATGGGCTTGAGCGCCAATCAATTTCTACTTTACGCTTTGCTTGCACTAGTGTTTGTTGCAGCGATATCTGGCATATCGGCATGGCGTTGGTCACGTGTTGGTATTCTCGCGTATGTTTTGTTACCGATGGCAAGCTTGTTTATTTTTTTAAATGTTTTGCATGTTTCCGCTGAGTGGACATCAGCCCGTCCAATTGCAGATGTGCTAAAGAGTGAGTACTCAGAGCGTAAGATATTTTTATTTCAAATATTTGAAGATCAGTCTTCGCTGGCTTTTTATTTAAAAAAACCAATTTATATAATCGAGAGTCGTAGCAGTGATTTGTTCTGGGGGAATAAGCTACATAAAAATAATATTGCGCTGAGTTCTTCCGATTTTGAACATGTAGCAAATACGTCATCTTTAGCAGTAGTCGTGTTAAACCGCGACGTCGCCTTGTTTACCTCTAAGACCTATTCGAAGAATTTTAGACTTAGTCAAAAATTTGCCAATGTAAGTTTATTTTTGAACTAA
- a CDS encoding amidase — MKPTNSKSISTLNSYSRKALVEASLEVATQSRSIFTKLYPASALAAAVQADHMRSLGMPALSPIAGLPVSIKDLLDVAGEPTLAGSVVLRNAAPALQDAPVVRRLRLAGAAIIGKTNMTEFAFSGVGLNPHYGTASNPADQTVARIPGGSSSGAAVSVATGLCIAAIGSDTGGSIRIPAALCGLTGFKPTASRVSNAGTVPLSFSLDTICAMANNVDDCIAMDHIIADHSLSIVDLPLKGLRLAVPQTLVLDGLDSAVARAFSTTLSCLSKAGANIIEVEMRPLADYRKMGSFSASEAYAWHRTLLATRSYEYDHRVAQRIQSGASLSAADYIDLHKARNQWIQIMETLFAPFDAIIMPTVPIVAPAIADLEASDDVFFDINGQLLRNTATINVLNGCAISIPCHTPDSLPAGLSIAGVANSDAKILAIARAVEAELARIR, encoded by the coding sequence ATGAAGCCCACTAATTCCAAATCGATTAGCACACTAAATTCTTATTCTCGCAAAGCACTAGTAGAAGCCAGCTTAGAGGTTGCCACCCAAAGTCGATCCATTTTTACGAAACTATATCCAGCATCGGCTTTGGCTGCGGCCGTGCAAGCAGACCATATGCGCAGTCTCGGCATGCCTGCGCTCTCCCCAATTGCAGGCTTGCCGGTTTCGATTAAAGATTTATTAGATGTGGCAGGAGAACCTACTTTAGCAGGCTCTGTTGTGCTGAGAAACGCAGCACCAGCATTGCAAGATGCACCTGTTGTGCGTCGCCTTAGGTTAGCGGGTGCTGCGATTATTGGTAAAACCAATATGACGGAATTTGCTTTTTCCGGTGTTGGGCTTAATCCACATTACGGTACTGCATCCAATCCAGCAGATCAAACGGTGGCGCGAATACCAGGCGGCTCGTCTTCTGGCGCGGCGGTTTCTGTTGCGACTGGCCTGTGTATCGCAGCGATTGGTTCGGACACCGGAGGATCGATTCGTATCCCTGCGGCACTCTGCGGATTGACTGGATTTAAACCAACTGCTAGCAGAGTCTCTAACGCGGGTACGGTGCCATTGTCCTTTAGCTTAGACACCATTTGCGCCATGGCAAATAACGTTGACGACTGCATCGCGATGGATCACATCATTGCAGATCATTCACTAAGCATCGTTGATTTACCGCTGAAAGGCTTACGTCTGGCGGTACCACAAACATTGGTGTTAGATGGATTGGATAGTGCGGTCGCCCGCGCATTTAGCACTACTTTGTCGTGCTTATCAAAAGCGGGGGCAAACATCATTGAAGTAGAAATGAGACCGCTGGCCGATTACCGGAAGATGGGGTCGTTCTCTGCTTCAGAGGCATATGCCTGGCATCGCACACTTTTGGCTACCAGGTCATATGAATACGATCATCGGGTGGCGCAACGAATCCAGTCTGGCGCAAGTTTGTCTGCGGCAGACTATATTGATTTACATAAAGCGCGTAATCAATGGATACAAATCATGGAAACTTTATTTGCGCCCTTTGATGCGATCATCATGCCAACAGTGCCTATCGTAGCGCCAGCCATCGCGGACTTGGAAGCATCCGACGACGTGTTTTTTGATATCAACGGACAACTTCTAAGAAATACCGCAACAATTAATGTTTTAAATGGCTGTGCAATATCGATTCCCTGCCATACACCTGATAGTTTGCCTGCTGGTTTAAGTATTGCCGGTGTGGCAAATTCGGATGCAAAAATTTTAGCTATTGCTCGCGCAGTTGAGGCCGAGCTGGCTCGTATTCGATAG
- the flgL gene encoding flagellar hook-associated protein FlgL yields the protein MRISTSTIYDTGGSRISDLQVSLNKTQQQIAAGRKILTPSDDPVGSARALVISQSDAINDQYAVNRQNATNSLSTAEGVLQSVTTTIQNVKTLVVSAGNGALSDTDRGYIATQLQGNLDDLISYANSTDGTGGYLFAGFSNSNAPYTKTANGAAYSGDQGQRLLQVDTSRQLAISDIGSAIFGNIRTSTGQFNIVPSSANTGQLVTTAAIDPATQNALTGNDYQVIFDNTGTNFSVLNKTTGATVVPSTAYTSPQTVTFDGISTTLTNTPGAPAPGDKFTIQSGNQDIFKTLTDIIKALNTPTATAGARADLTAALSQANNNVDKSLSNVLTSRAAIGTSLKEIDGLNSAGDSIGLVYKQSLSDIQSLDYAKAITELNQQQVTLQAAQQSFVKTSSLSLFQYIN from the coding sequence ATGCGTATAAGCACTAGCACTATTTATGATACTGGCGGCTCGAGGATTAGCGACTTACAGGTCAGTTTAAACAAGACGCAACAGCAAATCGCAGCGGGTAGAAAAATTTTGACGCCCTCCGATGACCCAGTCGGTTCGGCACGTGCTTTGGTCATTTCGCAGTCAGATGCTATTAATGACCAATATGCCGTCAATAGACAAAACGCGACTAATAGTCTGAGTACCGCTGAGGGCGTACTGCAAAGCGTAACGACCACTATACAGAACGTTAAAACTTTAGTGGTTAGTGCTGGTAATGGTGCTTTGTCAGATACTGACCGTGGTTATATTGCGACGCAATTACAAGGTAATCTGGATGATTTAATTAGCTATGCTAATTCGACTGATGGCACGGGTGGCTATTTGTTTGCAGGTTTCTCGAATTCCAACGCTCCTTATACCAAGACCGCCAACGGCGCTGCATATAGTGGCGATCAAGGACAACGTTTATTGCAGGTCGATACGTCAAGACAGCTTGCTATCAGCGATATTGGCTCTGCTATTTTCGGTAACATTCGTACATCGACTGGGCAATTTAATATCGTCCCAAGTTCGGCTAATACAGGGCAACTGGTGACCACTGCGGCAATTGATCCGGCAACCCAAAACGCATTAACAGGTAACGATTATCAAGTTATATTTGATAATACCGGCACTAATTTCAGTGTGTTAAATAAAACTACTGGGGCCACTGTCGTCCCAAGTACTGCTTATACCAGCCCGCAGACGGTAACTTTTGATGGCATCAGCACGACGTTGACTAATACGCCAGGTGCACCAGCGCCGGGGGATAAATTTACCATCCAATCGGGCAATCAAGATATTTTTAAGACGTTGACCGACATTATCAAAGCGCTAAATACGCCAACAGCAACCGCTGGCGCTAGGGCAGATTTGACTGCCGCTTTATCGCAAGCGAATAACAATGTTGATAAGTCCTTATCCAACGTGTTAACATCAAGAGCTGCTATCGGTACCAGCCTGAAAGAAATCGATGGCCTCAATAGCGCTGGCGATAGCATTGGTCTGGTATACAAACAATCTCTGTCTGATATTCAGTCTCTGGATTATGCCAAGGCAATTACTGAGCTGAACCAGCAACAAGTGACTTTGCAAGCGGCTCAACAATCGTTTGTAAAAACATCGTCGTTATCTTTATTTCAGTATATTAATTAA
- the flgK gene encoding flagellar hook-associated protein FlgK, with the protein MGSNILSVGQSALAAAQLGITTTGHNIANASTPGYNRQVVIQTANTPQNLGGNFVGQGVQVSQISRVYDQFLAQQVNASQSSSNQVGTYYSQIQQINNLIADPSAGVSPALQDFFKSVQDLAASPNGTAGSAARQSTLSSAQALSSRFNSLQNQLDQIRSGVNDSIQSTVGSINSYATQISELNNTIATAESSTNGGAIPNDLLDQRDQLVTELSKLTKVSVISDGPKYNVFIGSGQPLVVGANINKLQAAQSLTDPSRLDVAYVTNGKTVLLGENSLPGGTLGGLFDFRSNTLDVAQNSLGRVAISLATTFNDQHKLGQDLNGQLGGNFFNVATPLTNASSNNTGTETVTTSIASASALTTSDYRLQYDGTNYKLTRLSDGATFPTSPATATTLAALGTVDGLSFAGTGTPAAGDEFLIKPTINGASFLSVAITDTSKIAAASPVTTSVPSTNTGSGAISAGVVNSTYTSASLSTPVKLAFSANAFTGFPVGSNVSVTNNGVTTSYGPYVANTPVPYTSGATISFSGASFNVSGSPANGDIFNIAQNTTGTGDSRNAVLLAGLQTKNNVAGNTTTYQGAYAQFVSLVGNKTHELEATSASETQLLAQSVQIQQSQSGVNLDEEATNLLRYQQAYQAAGKLMQIASQLFSVLLNINP; encoded by the coding sequence ATGGGTTCAAATATTCTTAGTGTTGGGCAGAGTGCCTTAGCTGCAGCTCAGTTGGGTATTACGACGACCGGTCATAATATTGCTAATGCATCAACTCCAGGCTATAACAGGCAGGTTGTAATTCAAACAGCGAACACACCGCAAAATTTAGGCGGTAATTTTGTTGGTCAAGGTGTGCAGGTTAGTCAAATTAGTCGTGTTTATGATCAATTTTTAGCACAGCAAGTCAATGCTTCCCAATCTAGCAGTAATCAGGTTGGCACTTATTATTCCCAAATTCAGCAAATCAATAATTTGATTGCAGATCCTTCTGCCGGCGTTTCTCCGGCACTACAAGATTTTTTCAAGTCGGTACAAGATTTAGCTGCCAGCCCTAATGGCACGGCTGGTTCTGCCGCGAGACAATCGACATTGTCCTCGGCTCAGGCACTTAGCTCCAGATTTAACAGCTTACAAAATCAATTGGACCAAATTCGTAGCGGCGTGAACGATTCTATTCAATCGACGGTTGGTTCAATTAATAGCTATGCGACACAAATATCTGAATTAAATAATACTATTGCCACCGCGGAGAGTTCAACTAACGGTGGTGCTATACCAAATGATTTACTCGATCAGCGCGATCAACTAGTAACTGAACTCAGTAAGTTGACAAAAGTATCCGTCATATCTGATGGCCCCAAATACAATGTTTTCATAGGCAGTGGCCAACCACTTGTAGTCGGCGCTAACATAAATAAGTTGCAGGCGGCGCAGTCTTTGACTGACCCGTCGCGTTTAGATGTTGCCTATGTTACCAATGGAAAAACTGTTTTATTAGGTGAGAATAGTTTGCCTGGTGGGACACTGGGAGGCTTATTTGACTTTAGAAGTAATACGCTCGATGTGGCGCAAAATTCTTTGGGACGTGTAGCAATTAGTCTTGCGACCACTTTCAATGATCAGCATAAACTCGGTCAGGATCTTAATGGGCAACTGGGTGGCAATTTTTTTAATGTGGCAACTCCTTTAACGAATGCCAGCAGTAATAACACTGGTACGGAGACTGTCACTACATCGATTGCCAGCGCCAGTGCTTTGACAACTAGCGATTACCGCTTGCAATACGATGGTACCAATTACAAACTGACGAGACTGTCTGATGGCGCAACGTTTCCAACTTCACCTGCTACAGCGACTACCCTCGCAGCGCTAGGCACGGTTGACGGGCTGAGTTTTGCTGGTACCGGCACACCCGCAGCGGGCGATGAATTTTTGATCAAGCCAACGATTAACGGCGCCTCTTTCTTGAGCGTAGCGATTACTGACACCTCTAAAATCGCTGCTGCATCGCCTGTTACCACGTCAGTACCAAGTACCAACACCGGATCTGGCGCGATCAGTGCAGGTGTCGTGAATTCGACTTACACTTCGGCAAGCCTATCCACACCTGTAAAACTGGCTTTTTCTGCTAATGCGTTCACTGGTTTTCCCGTCGGATCAAATGTAAGTGTGACTAACAATGGTGTAACCACCTCGTACGGTCCTTATGTCGCTAACACGCCAGTACCATACACAAGCGGTGCGACGATCAGTTTTAGCGGTGCAAGTTTTAATGTCTCAGGTTCGCCCGCAAACGGCGATATATTTAATATTGCACAAAATACGACTGGTACCGGCGACAGTCGAAATGCTGTTTTGCTTGCTGGCCTACAAACAAAAAATAATGTCGCTGGCAATACGACTACATACCAAGGGGCATACGCTCAATTCGTCAGTTTGGTAGGTAATAAAACGCATGAATTAGAAGCCACTAGTGCATCAGAAACGCAGTTGTTGGCGCAAAGTGTTCAGATTCAACAATCTCAATCGGGTGTTAATCTTGATGAAGAAGCCACTAATTTACTGCGCTACCAGCAAGCCTACCAAGCGGCGGGAAAATTGATGCAGATTGCTAGTCAATTATTCAGCGTATTGCTCAACATTAATCCTTAA